Part of the Mycolicibacterium mageritense genome is shown below.
CGGCTGCGACCTATGTCGAGCTGTGTGCAGTGCTGCATCGGCGAGGAAAGCCGGAAATCACCCGCCTGGTCGACCGATTGCTCGGCGCATACGGCATCGAGATCGAGCCGTTCGACGCAGACCAGGCTCGGGTGGCCGCTCAGGCCTATCGCGATTACGGGCGTGGCAGTGGACATCCGGCCCGCCTCAATCTCGGCGATACCTACAGCTACGCACTCGCCAGCTTCGCCGGCGAACCGTTGCTCTACCGTGGCGTCGGCTTCGGCCGTACGGACATT
Proteins encoded:
- a CDS encoding type II toxin-antitoxin system VapC family toxin; its protein translation is MIVDTSAIVSIVLAEAGSDELKDALARSEHTRMSAATYVELCAVLHRRGKPEITRLVDRLLGAYGIEIEPFDADQARVAAQAYRDYGRGSGHPARLNLGDTYSYALASFAGEPLLYRGVGFGRTDIPAAG